The following coding sequences lie in one Streptomyces sp. NBC_00510 genomic window:
- a CDS encoding acetoacetate--CoA ligase, with translation MTTPHPEPFFTPDPQAAARSRIADFARQVAWHQGAESIQDPTDYQTLYQWSVTDLEGFWAAVWQYFAIDATTPYEQVLTTETMPGARWFPGATLNYTHHALRNLQPDAPAITALDETGACHEISGRQLRAQVASVAATLRDLGVAQGDRVVGYLPNTPHAVIAFLASASLGAVWSVCGQDYASKAAADRFAQLEPTVLITADGYVFNGTTHDRRDASRELARVLPSLKGTVLVTHVGLAWPEDRHPGQTVPWQDAASRTEELACTPLPFDHPLWVVFSSGTTGLPKGIVHGHGGVLLEHLKTLALHTDLDRGDRLLWYTTTHWMMWNLVVSTLLTGAATCTYDGSPAPQARPDILWELAARHQVTVFGTSPQYLLAMAKLGIEPSKHDLAAIRVVGCTGSALPASAYPWVRDNVGAGVQLASTSGGTDVVAGFAGSAPTSPVWAGELSAPNLGVALAAYDAEGIPVRDQVGELVVTRPMPSMPLYFWNDPDGSRYRDAYFATYPGVWRHGDWITLTSHGSVIVHGRSDATLNRNGVRLGSADIHDIVERLPEITEALVIGAEEGDGGYWMPLFVVPAPGVTLDDTLRDKIRDAIRAGASPRHVPDEILAVPAIPHTKTGKKLEVPVKRILQGAPAEQVLNPAAVDNPDLVACFARLGAERRQQRGLIAPTDHDTGSSR, from the coding sequence ATGACCACCCCGCACCCAGAGCCCTTCTTCACCCCCGACCCGCAGGCGGCCGCCCGCAGCCGTATCGCGGACTTCGCCCGGCAAGTCGCCTGGCACCAGGGCGCCGAAAGTATCCAGGACCCCACCGACTATCAGACCCTGTACCAGTGGTCCGTCACCGACCTGGAGGGCTTCTGGGCCGCGGTGTGGCAGTACTTTGCCATCGACGCGACGACACCGTACGAGCAGGTGCTGACCACAGAGACCATGCCCGGAGCCCGCTGGTTCCCCGGCGCCACCCTCAACTACACCCACCACGCATTGCGCAACCTGCAGCCGGACGCTCCCGCGATCACCGCGCTGGACGAGACCGGAGCCTGTCATGAGATCAGCGGCCGGCAGCTGCGCGCCCAGGTCGCCTCTGTCGCCGCCACGTTGCGCGACCTGGGCGTCGCACAGGGCGACCGAGTGGTGGGCTACCTGCCCAACACCCCCCACGCCGTCATCGCCTTCCTCGCCAGCGCCAGCCTGGGCGCGGTGTGGTCAGTGTGCGGCCAGGACTACGCTTCCAAGGCCGCCGCCGACCGCTTCGCCCAGCTCGAACCGACGGTGCTCATCACCGCGGACGGCTACGTCTTCAACGGCACCACGCACGACCGCCGCGACGCCTCCCGCGAACTGGCCCGCGTCCTGCCCTCCTTGAAGGGCACGGTGCTCGTGACCCACGTGGGCCTGGCATGGCCCGAGGACAGGCACCCAGGACAGACGGTTCCCTGGCAGGACGCCGCCAGCCGCACCGAGGAACTCGCGTGTACCCCACTGCCCTTCGACCACCCCCTGTGGGTCGTCTTTTCCTCCGGCACCACCGGCCTGCCCAAAGGCATCGTCCACGGACACGGCGGGGTCCTGCTTGAGCACCTCAAGACCCTCGCCCTCCACACCGACCTCGACCGCGGCGACCGCCTGTTGTGGTACACCACCACCCACTGGATGATGTGGAACTTGGTCGTCTCCACCCTGCTGACCGGTGCCGCCACCTGCACCTACGACGGCAGCCCCGCCCCGCAAGCGCGCCCGGACATTCTGTGGGAGCTGGCGGCCCGCCACCAGGTCACCGTCTTCGGCACCAGCCCCCAGTACCTGCTGGCCATGGCCAAGCTCGGCATCGAACCCTCCAAGCACGACCTGGCCGCCATCCGAGTCGTCGGCTGCACCGGCTCCGCCCTGCCCGCCTCCGCCTACCCCTGGGTCCGCGACAACGTGGGCGCAGGCGTCCAGCTGGCCTCCACCAGCGGCGGCACCGACGTCGTCGCCGGCTTCGCTGGCAGTGCCCCCACCAGCCCCGTGTGGGCGGGCGAGCTGTCCGCCCCCAACCTGGGCGTGGCCTTGGCCGCCTACGACGCCGAAGGCATCCCGGTCCGCGACCAGGTCGGCGAGCTGGTCGTCACCCGGCCCATGCCGTCGATGCCGCTGTACTTCTGGAACGACCCCGACGGCAGCCGCTACCGCGACGCCTACTTCGCCACCTACCCGGGCGTGTGGCGGCACGGCGACTGGATCACCCTCACCTCCCACGGCTCGGTGATCGTCCACGGACGCTCCGACGCCACCCTCAACCGCAACGGCGTACGCCTGGGCAGCGCTGACATCCACGACATCGTCGAACGCCTCCCCGAGATCACCGAGGCCCTCGTCATCGGCGCCGAGGAAGGCGACGGCGGTTACTGGATGCCCTTGTTCGTCGTCCCCGCGCCCGGCGTCACCCTGGACGACACCCTGCGCGACAAGATCCGCGACGCCATCCGCGCCGGCGCCTCACCACGCCACGTCCCCGACGAAATCCTCGCCGTACCGGCCATCCCGCACACCAAGACCGGCAAGAAACTCGAGGTCCCCGTCAAACGCATCCTCCAAGGCGCCCCAGCCGAGCAGGTGCTCAACCCCGCCGCCGTCGACAACCCCGACCTGGTTGCCTGCTTCGCCCGCCTGGGCGCCGAACGCCGCCAGCAACGCGGCCTCATCGCACCCACGGATCACGACACCGGGAGCAGCCGATGA
- a CDS encoding bifunctional 3-(3-hydroxy-phenyl)propionate/3-hydroxycinnamic acid hydroxylase, with protein sequence MSATASRRPVVIIGAGPVGVTAALLLAKRGVRSLVLERHQDIYPLPRAVVVDDEVRRILQTVGIHEEFATISRPGRGLRLLDARHRLIAELPRSPHGHHGFPQTSMFDQPELERLLRDALARQPECELWTGAEVTSLTQDPSGPHGPRGPVRVTFRRDGSDEEEHLWADAVLGCDGAGSLTRDAIDAAWDDLHFQERWNVVDVRTSRQVRTWEGAEQICCPTQPATFMRVGEDRYRWEFRLPEDEHLDGPDGNQRLRALVAPWVDLSRDAAPADDFEVIRQAQYTFRARLADRWRQGRIFLLGDAAHLTPPFIGQGLCAGLRDAHNLTWKLARVLQDGASEALLDTYEQERKPHARHMIRLAVAVGWAMTGGQDHAAAIRRALVGAATRIPGVTRTISRDLSPALKAGPLVRRRRRLTGRALAGTFSPQPWVLHDGKRMRLDDLLGLSFALLTTVPPTPRVTAVTTALGAHTLHADALGDDGTLASWLASGRADAVLLRPDRIVMDTVPAGTGNFTGTAAWAPLLRTAPPSADGPAVPQPRSATP encoded by the coding sequence GTGAGCGCCACCGCATCCCGGAGACCAGTGGTGATCATCGGTGCCGGGCCCGTGGGCGTCACGGCCGCCCTCCTCCTCGCCAAGCGCGGCGTGCGCAGCCTCGTCCTGGAACGCCACCAGGACATCTACCCGCTGCCACGCGCCGTCGTCGTGGACGACGAGGTCCGCAGGATCCTGCAGACTGTCGGCATCCACGAGGAGTTCGCCACCATCTCCCGCCCCGGGCGGGGGCTGCGGCTGCTGGATGCCCGGCACCGCCTGATCGCCGAACTCCCGCGGTCCCCGCACGGGCACCACGGCTTCCCGCAGACCAGCATGTTCGACCAGCCCGAGCTGGAACGCCTGCTGCGCGACGCCCTGGCCCGCCAGCCCGAGTGCGAGCTGTGGACCGGGGCGGAGGTCACCTCCCTCACCCAGGACCCCAGCGGACCCCACGGCCCCAGAGGCCCGGTGCGGGTCACCTTCCGCCGCGACGGCAGCGACGAGGAGGAGCACCTGTGGGCCGATGCCGTCCTCGGCTGCGACGGCGCGGGCAGTCTCACCCGCGACGCCATCGACGCCGCCTGGGACGACCTGCACTTCCAGGAACGCTGGAACGTCGTCGACGTGCGCACCAGCCGCCAGGTGCGCACCTGGGAGGGCGCCGAGCAGATCTGCTGCCCCACCCAGCCGGCCACCTTCATGCGTGTCGGCGAGGACCGTTACCGCTGGGAGTTCCGGCTGCCCGAAGACGAGCACCTGGACGGCCCGGACGGAAACCAGCGCCTGCGCGCGCTGGTCGCCCCCTGGGTCGACCTGTCGCGCGATGCCGCGCCGGCCGACGACTTCGAGGTGATACGCCAGGCGCAGTACACCTTCCGGGCCCGCCTGGCGGACCGGTGGCGCCAAGGACGCATCTTCCTGCTGGGCGACGCCGCCCACCTCACCCCGCCCTTCATCGGGCAGGGTCTGTGCGCGGGCCTGCGCGACGCCCACAACCTCACCTGGAAACTCGCCCGCGTCCTCCAGGACGGCGCCTCCGAAGCATTGCTGGACACCTACGAGCAGGAACGCAAACCGCACGCCCGCCACATGATCCGCCTCGCCGTCGCCGTCGGCTGGGCCATGACCGGCGGCCAGGACCATGCCGCGGCGATCCGTCGGGCCCTGGTGGGCGCCGCCACCCGCATTCCCGGCGTGACCCGGACGATAAGCCGCGACCTGAGCCCCGCCCTGAAAGCCGGCCCCCTGGTACGGCGCCGCCGCCGGCTGACCGGCCGCGCACTGGCCGGAACCTTCAGCCCGCAACCCTGGGTGCTGCACGACGGCAAGCGAATGCGCCTCGACGACCTCCTCGGCCTCTCCTTCGCCCTCCTGACCACCGTGCCCCCCACTCCCCGGGTGACAGCCGTGACCACCGCACTGGGCGCACACACCCTCCACGCCGACGCCCTGGGCGACGACGGCACCCTGGCCTCCTGGCTGGCAAGCGGCCGGGCAGACGCCGTCCTGCTGCGCCCGGACCGCATCGTGATGGACACCGTCCCCGCCGGCACCGGGAACTTCACCGGCACCGCCGCCTGGGCACCGCTGCTGCGCACCGCCCCGCCTTCAGCCGACGGCCCGGCCGTCCCCCAGCCAAGGAGCGCCACCCCATGA